The genomic region ATTTCGGGTCTTTTAGATTTAATATCTTTAATAAATTCTTCAAATTCTTCAGGTTCCATTTTAGAAGACATGGCCAAACCATCATCGACTATTTCATATTCGATAGTTCTTTTAGATGAATTATTACTTTTAGACATTATACTTCCAACTCCATCTTTTCATAGCAAATTTAAATAATTCATTAGCCCTATTTTCAATTAGTTTTTTTATTCAATTCTCATTTATTATAAGTTAATATTCATCATAAATACGTCTTTCAGTATTTTTAGTTTTTGTAGTTGCTCTATCACCTAAATAAAATGTAACTATGCCTATAATTACTCCAATTATAACACCAAGATAGCCTGTTATATAAAGCCCCAAAAAGGAAGACCCAAAAGTCAGAATTAATACAAAAATTAGTAAAGGATAATTAGTTTCACGTCCCTTCTCTTCTGAGGCTACTTCACCGAGTTTTGTACCTACTATCAATGGTGGAAGTTCAATTTCAACTTCTCCAGTTTTATAAATGCTACCGCATTTAGGACAAGGTTCATTACTATTAAATTCTACTTATTCTCCACAATCTGTACATTTCATCGATGTTTTTGGTTCAATTTCGCCCATATAATCACCTTCAATCAAAATTATTTTTAATAATGATTTAATTAAACTTATCTATTGAACTAAGATAATAATAACAAAAGGGGGTAAAAAGAATGATCTCATATAAAGATATTTTCTTTAAAATAAAAGAAACATTAAAAGAACAAAGTAGCTTTACTGGAGAAGAATTTGATGATGTTTTAGAATATTTTAAACATGTTGGATCCAGTAAACTTGATGATAATGATTATTACCATTTGATGGTTGATATTGTATTTTATTCTGGAATGAAGGCTAATACGGTTACCAGTAAGAGGGGTATATTTAGGGGTTATTTCGACCATTATAGTAAAGTCTATTTGTATGATGAAGATAAAATTAATGAGATTTTAAGCGATAAGAACATGATTAGAAATAAAGCTAAAATTAAATCATGTATAAATAATGCTAAGACTTTTAAAAATATAATTGATAAATATGGCTCATTTGAAAACTACATAAACTCTTTTAAACTTACTGAGTCATCTGAAAACCTTTTATTATTTAGAGACGAAATTATGCGGAGATTTGGACATATTGGTCCCATTACTTCCTATCAATTCATGATGGATATTGGTCTACCATTTTTAAAGCCTGATAGGGTTATAAGAAGGATTTTTAGGAGAATAGGGTTAATAAAATATGATGACCAATTATTTGAAACAGTAATTCAAGGTCGAAAAATGAGTGAAGAAACAGGTCTTCCAATCCGTTATATAGATATTATCTTGGTTAAATATGGTCAAATGGGTAGAGATGATACATTTGGTTTAAAAGATGGCATATGCTTAGAGAAAAATCCTAAATGTGAATTATGTGGAATTAGAAAGTACTGTGAAGAATCTGAATTTCTCTGAGTAAATTTGGAGGTATGCTATTTTTTACTTAGGATTTTCAAAAATAATAATGAATATTGTTATTCACTAGGGAAAACAGTCTTAAGAGATGGATTCTTAGCAATCAAAGCTTCTAGAAAATTATTATACTCTGGATTTTTCTCTTGTAGAATAAGATTTAATTCCATCCATTCCATATTATTAAATACAAAACTGCCCTGATTACCTTGATAATTTCTTCGTACTGGTTCAGAGTCTGCTAAAATAGCATCCTGTTTCATTTCTTTTGATAAAACAGAATTTTCAAACTTATAAATAACAATAGCGTCACAATAATGCCATCCGCTAAATTTACCACTATCTTTGTTAATATAAGGCTTTGAAATTGCTTGAACTAAATATTTTACATCAGTTTTAGGGCTTGTACGATAAAGAATAATTAAATCCCCTATTCTAGTATTTTCGTCACAGGTCCAATTTAATTCATATCCTGGCTCTAAAATCTCTCTGTCGGAACCATCATGATCTAAATAATAGTCTGGACCAGTAACCCAAAGCCAAAAGCTTTTTGGTTCACAATTTATAGCATAGGATGCTAAATCAATGTATTCTTCTATTTTTTCCTTACTAATCACAGAATTTCCTCCTATTACAATACAAAACAATTGAATTTACTATTGTCCTACAGCTTTAGCAGTTTTAGAAAATTCAGCATCACTTAAAACAGGTTTAATACCTTCAAGAGAAACCTCTTTTTTTAAATTAGCATAACAAATAGCGCCAGGAGTAGGCTCTGCCATAAATGGCTCTTTTAGTTCATAAACTCTTAAGGCCCAAACATAAGCTTTTTGTCCTTTTAGATATGATTTAACGTGTTCTGGAGTCCAAATATAAAACTTCTGCATGCGGTGGGTGCTTTGGGCAGATTTTTCAGCAATTTTTTCTAAAGTTGCGTAGTATTTGATTTCTACTTTGTTGCCTTTCTTTTTAGGGAGAGCATGCTCTTCAACGAATGATTGATGTTTATTCTGGAAGCTTTCTAAATAATTATCTTTATTTGCGTAACTAACTGTTGGATACAAAAGAAACTTTTTAAGATTGGTTTTGTAGGTTCTTATTAGAACTGTTTGTTTTCCCTGGCCAAGGGCTTCCACTGTTGCGTTCCATTCTTTAAGGCATTTATTAATTTTATTCATATAATCCCTATTATTAATTAAAATGGATGAACTATTAAAATTTATCATTGACCTTATGGATTCAATATTATATATTATAATTTGTTAATTTTTTCGCAGTAATTTCTAAAAAATATAATAATGGAAGTATTGTGAGTATACTTGGAATATACAAGTGAATTTTTATTTGCTTGTTAAAAAAGTAAAAATTTATATACTTGATTAGTTAAGTAATATGCAAGAGAAAAATTTTTCACTTGTGTAAATGAAAAGGGGTAGTTTTATGACCA from Methanobacterium veterum harbors:
- a CDS encoding DNA-3-methyladenine glycosylase I; this translates as MISYKDIFFKIKETLKEQSSFTGEEFDDVLEYFKHVGSSKLDDNDYYHLMVDIVFYSGMKANTVTSKRGIFRGYFDHYSKVYLYDEDKINEILSDKNMIRNKAKIKSCINNAKTFKNIIDKYGSFENYINSFKLTESSENLLLFRDEIMRRFGHIGPITSYQFMMDIGLPFLKPDRVIRRIFRRIGLIKYDDQLFETVIQGRKMSEETGLPIRYIDIILVKYGQMGRDDTFGLKDGICLEKNPKCELCGIRKYCEESEFL
- a CDS encoding DUF1802 family protein translates to MNKINKCLKEWNATVEALGQGKQTVLIRTYKTNLKKFLLYPTVSYANKDNYLESFQNKHQSFVEEHALPKKKGNKVEIKYYATLEKIAEKSAQSTHRMQKFYIWTPEHVKSYLKGQKAYVWALRVYELKEPFMAEPTPGAICYANLKKEVSLEGIKPVLSDAEFSKTAKAVGQ